The following proteins are co-located in the Schistocerca nitens isolate TAMUIC-IGC-003100 chromosome 2, iqSchNite1.1, whole genome shotgun sequence genome:
- the LOC126236556 gene encoding uncharacterized protein LOC126236556: MKVALFFVAALVAVAVVQGQPEESTTAASQVEEQPSATIPAVRTLVAASYAEEDEDTICVQADNKFYLYANSLKLYSCYHLLPKVYVVKPKSLCKPVLSDCPKN, encoded by the exons CACTGGTCGCAGTTGCGGTGGTCCAAGGACAACCAGAAGAGTCGACCACTGCCGCCAGCCAGGTTGAGGAACAGCCGTCAGCCACCATCCCGGCTGTGAGAACATTGGTGGCGGCGTCGTACGCGGAAGAAGACGAGGATACCATATGTGTCCAGGCAGACAACAAGTTCTACTTGTATGCTAATTCACTGAAGCTGTATTCTTGCTACCACCTGCTACCGAAGG tttacGTGGTGAAACCAAAGAGTCTGTGTAAACCAGTCCTGTCAGACTGTCCCAAGAACTAG